Proteins from a genomic interval of Papaver somniferum cultivar HN1 chromosome 4, ASM357369v1, whole genome shotgun sequence:
- the LOC113275351 gene encoding uncharacterized protein LOC113275351 — protein MQTSSIVKHTQPLIQKFSSLYNITPTARRICFLPITKPTTAKPLIISRSFKKEAVFVVLKEVQKAVLNDPTWQEVKKSMLTNSSLQVAAFKSIGRFLEWSSPTIQGVFSMFAFWKEKDIQFVQKSDLIVFQSQGAEVFGVVTQIGDNAGKTSIVDTRCGYVHFGTKTQFDKSLIYNLTYRNGSNDVLWSIRTTVEVECDCDLDKLEILVGCLKAMVNTYWLVKDNSAHNRVIVDTYVPRPKITMTAYVKFSMLEDPPVTSYEDVIGIFTAKIQAFVHEQWKRLF, from the exons ATGCAGACATCTTCAATTGTCAAGCATACTCAACCATTGATCCAGAAATTCTCCAGTCTTTACAATATAACCCCAACTGCCAGGAGGATTTGTTTCTTACCAATCACTAAGCCCACTACTGCAAAACCTTTGATCATCTCTAGAAGCTTTAAGAAAGAAGCTGTGTTTGTTGTGTTGAAAGAAGTTCAAAAAGCTGTTCTCAATGACCCTACTTGGCAAGAAGTAAAGAAGTCTATGCTCACTAATTCATCTTTGCAGGTTGCTGCATTCAAGTCTATTGGACGATTTCTAGAATGG TCATCTCCAACGATCCAAGGCGTTTTCTCAATGTTTGCTTTCTGGAAGGAAAAAGATATACAGTTTGTCCAGAAAAGTGATTTGATTGTTTTTCAAAGCCAAGGCGCAGAGGTTTTTGGGGTAGTCACGCAGATTGGAGACAATGCAGGGAAGACGTCAATTGTTGACACGCGATGTGGCTATGTGCATTTTGGTACAAAAACCCAATTTGACAAAAGTTTGATTTACAACCTTACTTACAGGAATGGTTCCAATGATGTTTTATGGAGCATCAGGACTACAGTGGAAGTGGAATGTGACTGTGACCTGGATAAGCTGGAGATTCTGGTTGGTTGTCTTAAAGCAATGGTTAATACATATTGGTTGGTAAAGGATAATTCAGCTCACAACCGTGTCATAGTGGACACTTATGTTCCACGACCAAAG ATAACCATGACTGCATATGTCAAGTTTTCAATGCTGGAAGATCCGCCAGTCACTAGTTACGAGGACGTGATTGGGATTTTTACTGCAAAGATTCAAGCTTTTGTGCACGAACAGTGGAAGCGTTTATTTTGA
- the LOC113275352 gene encoding uncharacterized protein LOC113275352 isoform X1: MKDAGPNSGLKASPVLKDVSNSILTIEKKLQLYVSSAFEAIFSAVKEKSSLALAKSFVIENDLIKFEHNGREIVGVVRDVVHHVGDLMETTLQCEHGLEKFKISIFDVVNVTYRYYEGKERMWGIHTTVECKDGDVEKMVEEIKDILNAHDDVKCNSKLVMMDSLCPKNNKIIVMSFVTCSKLRSPPYVHYMEVRRKVLSEIDEIQRKHEVRRKVLLEIEEVLSK, from the exons ATGAAGGATGCAGGTCCGAATTCGGGTTTGAAGGCATCACCTGTTTTGAAGGATGTATCAAACTCTATATTAACAATTGAGAAGAAGTTGCAGTTGTATGTTTCTTCTGCTTTTGAGGCAATTTTCTCAGCTGTTAAAGAG AAAAGTTCATTGGCGTTGGCAAAATCATTCGTCATAGAGAATGATCTAATAAAGTTTGAGCACAATGGGAGGGAGATTGTTGGAGTTGTTCGTGATGTGGTTCATCATGTAGGGGATTTAATGGAAACTACTctacaatgtgaacatggtttaGAGAAATTTAAAATCAGTATATTTGACGTCGTCAATGTCACCTACCGCTATTATGAGGGGAAAGAGAGAATGTGGGGGATTCATACCACAGTAGAGTGCAAAGATGGTgatgtggagaagatggtggaggagATAAAAGATATCCTAAATGCTCACGATGATGTGAAATGCAATTCTAAGTTGGTTATGATGGATTCACTTTGTCCTAAGAATAATAAG ATTATAGTGATGAGTTTTGTTACATGCTCCAAATTGAGGAGTCCTCCCTATGTGCACTACATGGAAGTAAGGAGGAAAGTGCTCTCGGAGATCGATGAAATTCAAAGGAAACATGAAGTAAGGAGGAAAGTGCTGTTGGAGATTGAAGAGGTTCTAAGCAAATGA
- the LOC113275352 gene encoding uncharacterized protein LOC113275352 isoform X2 — protein MFLLLLRQFSQLLKSSLALAKSFVIENDLIKFEHNGREIVGVVRDVVHHVGDLMETTLQCEHGLEKFKISIFDVVNVTYRYYEGKERMWGIHTTVECKDGDVEKMVEEIKDILNAHDDVKCNSKLVMMDSLCPKNNKIIVMSFVTCSKLRSPPYVHYMEVRRKVLSEIDEIQRKHEVRRKVLLEIEEVLSK, from the exons ATGTTTCTTCTGCTTTTGAGGCAATTTTCTCAGCTGTTAAAGAG TTCATTGGCGTTGGCAAAATCATTCGTCATAGAGAATGATCTAATAAAGTTTGAGCACAATGGGAGGGAGATTGTTGGAGTTGTTCGTGATGTGGTTCATCATGTAGGGGATTTAATGGAAACTACTctacaatgtgaacatggtttaGAGAAATTTAAAATCAGTATATTTGACGTCGTCAATGTCACCTACCGCTATTATGAGGGGAAAGAGAGAATGTGGGGGATTCATACCACAGTAGAGTGCAAAGATGGTgatgtggagaagatggtggaggagATAAAAGATATCCTAAATGCTCACGATGATGTGAAATGCAATTCTAAGTTGGTTATGATGGATTCACTTTGTCCTAAGAATAATAAG ATTATAGTGATGAGTTTTGTTACATGCTCCAAATTGAGGAGTCCTCCCTATGTGCACTACATGGAAGTAAGGAGGAAAGTGCTCTCGGAGATCGATGAAATTCAAAGGAAACATGAAGTAAGGAGGAAAGTGCTGTTGGAGATTGAAGAGGTTCTAAGCAAATGA